Genomic window (Ananas comosus cultivar F153 linkage group 16, ASM154086v1, whole genome shotgun sequence):
TGGAGGAGTAGGTGGTGAAACCCTCCCTCCCATAATATTAGTTAGGGGTTAATATATAGCTTGATATGTAAGTGCTggaattactattattttttattttatacaaaaaaattaaattttattgaattttgatCTTAATTATTAACCAGTATAGTAATCCGTACGATACGACGAATAGATAATtagaaaacaaatagaaaacaataataaaaaaagaggaaatagCGATAGAATAAGCGACGATAAGAGATGAAATTTATCTTGCCGATAAAGATAGGTAACAGTCGTAAGAAGTAGAAGAACATTTAAGCCCAATTAATGCAAAAGTGTGATCTAGTTcggttcaaataaaaaaaaaaaatccaacttggttcaagtaaagaaagaCATATGAAGGACTTAAGCCGGTTCGGGAAAGCCCACATTCAACAATGATTGATTCGATTCAAGCAAAGATTAAAAAACAAATGAAGAACTTAAGTTGATTAGAGTGGAGCCTGCACCCAATAAAGGAAATATTGTCATTGACAAATTCAGGAAGAATAATTTATAGATATAGAAGATAGTTAGAAAAAACAAttctatatatgtgtgtatatgtatatttggTAATAATGCCTGTTAGAAGGGATGTTTGCCAGttaagatatattattatagatatagagttgagctagaattctATGCTGatgctaaattttttattactatataaACAGATTCGGATTTATATACGAGTCATATTTGTAttcgaataataatatatcttaatatgtaaatataaatatgaattaacatTAGCGCAAATAAGATACACAATGCAATTTAAGGTTCACACTCGTGTATAAATTTTGTATGCCTATATtctattcaataaaattttatattttaacaaatacaaacataattttaaaataaaacttatagtaaaataaatgaagaacacaataaaaaattactaaattattcccttacaatatatattaatagtgtagagttactataatatcggaagtatagataatttaatagtgtagagctacaatatatattaataatacccctagggttgagtggttcccataggataataatattaatccaaaagttaaaaatgattaaaaatgatctaagggctaaaaagttGGAAGTGTTAgattttttatactttcaatagcatagtagctttactcatattaatttcttttttataatttcggAGTGAAAACATGTCAAATACGGTCAGAGCTTTGAAGAAACcatatttgcaatttttttttgaattcgaattcggATAGATTACATGTTGAATACTAAATTTTGATGTCCATACATTCCTAATCCTAACCACTTTCACCCCTTCTATTGTGACAAGTCTCTTccttttattcttattattatgtAACAACAAGAAAGAATATTGTACTTTGTAACCGAAGATTTATACACATGTTGGGCTGGAAAGTGTTGGTTTGGGCCTTTAAGGGAGTAGGCCGGGCCTGCAGATTATATCAGAGCTGGGTTTGGGCTATAGAGATGTTTGGTTGgacaacagaaaaaaatatatatatatatatctcaaggAAATTCAAACATGATACTTATTTCATCTCAACACAATTCTCAGTTCAATGAGTACTCAACTCATTAGTTTAAACTTCCACTTATCATTACCCTATTTATGCTAGTGCTCTTTGTAGATCTATCTTACTATAATCAAAAGCCCAAATCACTTTACAACTAGAGAATATATTAATGCCTTCCTCTTGGTAGTTGAGAAATCATGAAGAAGTAACTTTTACAGCTGCAAGAGAGAGAAGGTTTAAATGGTTTTTATTACACCTCTAAGCTAACTCAAGTGTTCATAGCTCAACAAAGTGAAATATAGGTGGGTGGTTGCTGCTTTCACTATAACATAGCTCATTGTGCTTTGTAAAGTTGCATGATAAAGTAATTCCATAACCTTCTTTGTCTACAAACAACTTCTATGGATCACATCATGTGTACTAGTAACTTTTATGATGTCCAAAGTATATATCTACAGCAAATGGTGAGTAGTAACACAGTGGTTAATCATCACCAAATGTAATGTATTTAGGAAGAGGCTGACATAGCCGGCCGCAGAAGCACAAATTTCGCGACAGTTTTTCTGTGGCAGAAGAGAAGTCTTAAATGAGAGCTTCTGGCTTGAGGCCTTGAGAACCTGTTTAGCCTTTGTTGATGGTCTAGTTCTGAACTTTTGATTACTAAAATGTTGCTTCAATAGCATACAAGGAGAAAGCACTAATCAGCCTTCACCAACAGCAGAACAGTGCTTATGGATGTGGTTTAGTTGGAAGCAAAAGCAAAGCCGAAAGAAAATAGACATAAAACTCATTTCAGCTTCTCACCGTAGCAAAAACTTTGAATAGGGCCGCTTTAACGAGGTAGGCCAAACTACGACAAAGAATCAGGAAAAACTGTCAATTGCGGTCCGTGGAGCCAACAATCTTTCATTGGTACAATGAAATAACATATATTAATTGCATGCTTTATTCAATGGAACAATAAGAAATGCTACCTTACAGCTTACACAACTAATGTGTTcatatgaaaataattaaattacaatCTAACGCAACCCAAGGGTTCGCTCCCTTTGGTTTCAAGAGCACTTTGCTCCAAATGGACTCAATATAGGCAGAGTCTCATTTCGACTCTCTAACCTAACGGCCGCCAATTGCCCTCCCCACACAATTTAACACATTCTTTCTCATCAACAAATCAGCTAAACTTTTGTACATAAAAATAGCTTCTTTCGATCTCATACAACCTATATTTGCTGCTTCTGACCTTAAGTGTGATGCAGTTCCTGCGACTTCACGCCTCTTGCCAAAAGCAGTAGTACTTGGGACTCAGCTGTGTACACTTCAGATGGAAAGCGAGACTCTATAAATAGAACCATGAATGTGTGtatacaaagagaaaagaagagagatgagTTCATCTTCTTTGTTCCTTTACTAAGTTATCCACATATAGCTTCAACTGCGAGCCTCTTCATTGTATTTGGACAAGGATCTCCTCCAAAGACCTCGGGAAATATATTCACCGAGCACCATTCTTGGCCGACACAGTGCTACAATAAACACCACCAATTTAAATCCTCACTAAAATAACCAAGAAAGCATATGATATTTGAAGCaaacaatttataaaaaatttacctTCTCGAAAGCATCGTATGACTTATGGGCGTGACAACTCCCTTCCGAGAAGCTTCCGCAAACTCCTTGTGGTGTACCGAAGCTAGCGAATTTGATCTGTGTTATTTTTTGTCCAGGATGACAAAATAGGTGGACTTTTGACCTCTCGTAGTCTTTAGTGCGCCAATTCTTCATCGATGGTTGCCATTCTGAGACATCGGCACAAACACTCCCAATAGTTCTCTTCACCATAGAAATACCGGTGGGGTCGCCACCCCACTCTTCCAATACGACTATTAGGTTTCCAGTTGGATTCAGCCATGAACGAGGAACATGGTACCTGATCCACAAGAATAGCAGAATTATTTAAGCTGGAAATACAAAGATAAATACCACTGCAGAATTATCTACTTCAGTATACATCCttgcaaaatttgaatttcatatatttgaaaaaaaatgcaCATTCAAGAGGTATATATATGGAAATTAAGATTTTACAGAGTTACATATGaaaatagatgattttgtaGCGAAATAGAATAACTACCATCTTTGAGAGGAATCTCCACAGTTAGTTTGGCATTTAGTCTCATCATATGTTCCACGGTAATCGCAACTCCCGCATGTGCCGTATGCTTTGTAACCGGGCCAATACCGACCAATACTCTGTCCATTAATCCACACTTGTCCTTTTCCCATGCTACTCATATCTAAGGCCAATGGTTCATCCCCACCCGGTGCATTGAAGAAAGCCTGAAATAGCccattttagaaaaatatgttAGTTTTCAGGTTCTCTTTCCAAGGGCCATTTGCTCGGTGAAATGGTCTCAGTCTTGTAACCACATGGTTGCATGTTTTAGTCGTAGTAGTAACTACTTAGTGCGAAAATCATAGGAAATTTAATGTAGAAATGACTGAATTATGTGTTGCAAATCATCACCTTGTACCATGTTAGAGGATGATTTTGAGAAGCTGCTTCCCACTCAACTGAGGAGCTTCCGGTTAGTGTATCAAGACTCAAAGATTCGCCTTTTAAACCAATCTGCACATGTTCATCGAATTACTAAGTTGTACAAAATTCAACACTAATTAAAACATATTGTCGTGAGATGATTTTAACCTGGTAAGTCCATTTCTGCCATGTGAGATCCCTTCTTCCCTCATTTAGACCCTTCAGTGTCACCGGACCAAGTACTCCAGCATTCCATGTCTCGAAATGCTCTCCAACGTTCTACGatgattggaaaaaaaaaaaaaaggacaccCGCAGAATTTTCAGAAAACCACACGGTAGACACCAAATTCTAATTGGATACCCAACGAGAGGTAATGATGAACTTACAGGGAGACCAACCGACACACTTAAGATGGAAATAGTATTGCTGCCTGCCCAAAGCTTCACATTTCCAGTATATGTCAATTTAGGGTTGTCGATGCTACCATACACCGTCCCTGGTAAAGGATTACAGAAGACACAAAACAAAGATTAAGCCAAAAAAAGGGACACATTAAACACACAGAAGAGTCCTCTAATTTCTTCCTAGTCGCAAAAGTATCAATTTTGATATTCGCTCTCGGAAAACAAACTTATATAAACACCCTTGCCTATATCTTCATAAGAATCTGCACTTAGGAGCGAGATACATATGAAAATTCATATCTTACAAATATATGGTTTGCACTTTGCagggagatatatatatatatatatatatatatatatatatatatatatatatatatatatatatatatatatatataaaagtccCTTTCGGTAAACCTTACAAGGGAAGCCAACTAACCTGCCAACTGTCCATTAATGAAAACATGTAACGAATGACCAGCTGACATCACGGTGAGGACAGGATACTGCCCGTTCTTAAGAAACTGCTCATCCTGGCCTATGTccacgctgaaaataaaaaaattcagcaCAATGGTCAGATCAGAAGAATCTATCAACTTCTATCACAGTTTACGTCCAAGCCGGGAATAAGTCGAGTACTTACTATGTCGTATACCATAAATAGTCTGTAGTATCTCGTGTGACATTTATCTGCTCCAATAATCCAACTGTCGTGAAAGAATCATCATCCAAGGAGTCAATCTCTTCATTAAATGACTGCCATGAAAATCCTCCGACAGCCGCCATTGACATCTGCGAAGTCTGAGCCCCTACCTGCTAATAGCAATTGAGATTTATAAGTAGAAGCATATAGATTTAGTGCATTTAGCAAGgtaaaaatccaatattacatattattatcacattgaaatattatttactgtttctctagcagcttaaacttttatagAAAGTGATAGGTTCGCATGCTCATGTTATCGTAGTAGAGGTTCTAAGTTTAAGTCTGACCAGCCTTATCCACCATTGACATTAAAAAGGAATCTCCTCAAGCATATTTGAATGAGAGTGCTAAAGTTTTAGAGAAAATAGTGTTTCACTAGACCAATTACAACAAGAACAAAGGTTTGTTATGAATGATTAAGAAGAAAGAAGCAATtacaatacatataattaagcaTTTAAATCCTCACCCTTGCGGTGTTGAATACTGTTGTTTTGCAGTCAGGAAGAATACTTATGGACCAAGGCGGAAGATCATAGTGCATTCCATTGAAAGTTACTCTCGCGTAAGACCCCGAATCATAATTTGCAAGGAAAGCAGCGCAATCCCCTGAGATCGACCTAAAAACAGAGGACtgtatacaattttttttaaaaaaaagccaaaaaaaagtaTTAGTTGCAAACCACATCAAAATACTCctaaagaagaaaggaaagatcAAGCTGcattaaaaatccgaacctgtTGAGACCTTCCCAGTGACGTGACCACAGGGTCGCCGGATACCAGAGCCGGTTCGCACAGCTTGATAGCTTTATGCAAGTCCCTCAAATGGCCCCACTTTGGTTGCCTTAGTAGACCTGAAAGTGGACAAATTTAAACCCATGTTTccaatatgaaataattattgtaaACAAGACAACTAATTTGAGTTAGTTATGTCACGATTCTAGAAACAACAAAATTATCGCTATACGCCTTtgttctccttcctttcctttcattcctttgctcctttttttttttttcgagagagtGAGTGGTGAAGACTTGTGATTTAACAGTTGCAAACAAAACTAGAGCAAATTTGTGATGAAATCAATTTACCATGTCCTGTAATAATAACTGagagtaaatatttttttttttttttttgagagagataggtagcacgctacccgcttcgtttatttcatttagaaataaacttagctggaaatgtgaatcaactaggattcgaacttgggtctcgggtaccaaccatcaagtcctttaccACTCTAAGAGCAAATTTTTAGTTAAGCACCTTGTACGATGTAGGacgaaatgagagaaagaaggaaaaaatctAGAATTTAAACCAACAAGAGAAATtgagagaaagaaggaaaattttagaatttaaaccAACAAGAGAAATTTAAGAATATAAAGAAGCAAGTTCAGCTCACCATATTCATCTATTGGCGCATCATAATCATAGCTCGTCGCGATGAAGGGGCCGCCAGCCGTCCGGCCAAAGTTTGTTCCTCCATGGTACTGAAACGtaagcagaaaaaaaataagcaaCACTTAAATTGGCAGGCATGCCAAAAGtttcaacaaatttaatgtttaaattaaGATTTCTCACCATATAGTAGTTAACGAAAGATCCGCCTTTTTGAATAAACTTGGCAACGCCAAATGCCAGATCCTCGACAGGTCGGTGAGGGACCGGAGTACCGAATCCTGTGTACCTGCGTTTCATCAAACAGATAAGGACATGCGAGAGTTGATGTCATAATGGGGGATTTGGGGACTTGTACTTCCGATTCTAGACGGAAGAATAAATAAGAGTGTTAGTTGGTTTGGTAAGTAGAAAAAGAATACCAAGCAGTCCAAGCTTCGGTCCACATAGTGGGCTTGTATGGCTTGTTTGGTGAGAACCAATCACAGTAGAATCCATTGCATGTGTTAATCTGTAAGTGGCAAGTTCAAATACAGTTGAGTTACAGTAACAAACACTAGCAAAATAAAACCCTGAATTATACGTAAGGCTAAAATGCAGATAACTCGACCAAATATATCGTACTCTGCACTTTACGCCCTTGATATGTAAAACGACCCTAAAATCGTAAACCACTAGCACTTTACCCTGTTTCGTAGGGGTGTGAAGTACTAAAAATGCAGGTTTTTCCAATAATTCAATGGGCTATTTAATCTGCAGGTTTTAATTATTGAGGGGAGTAAAGTACAAGCTGTGGTAGGAGCCACAGAGGAAAGAAAATCTAAAGTAAATCAAAAgagtaaaacaaataaaaatgatgCCATCTATAAAGAAATATCTGCGACGAACAATGAAGTGAAGCGAAATAGTATGAAACA
Coding sequences:
- the LOC109722240 gene encoding beta-galactosidase 2, giving the protein MWPDLIQKAKDGGLDVIQTYVFWNGHEPSPGQYNFEGRYDLVQFIKLVKQAGLYVHLRIGPYVCAEWNFGGFPVWLKYVPGISFRTDNEPFKAAMEKFTTKIVDMMKSEALFESQGGPVILSQIENEFGPLEWDQGEPAKAYASWAANMAVGLNTGVPWVMCKEDDAPDPVINTCNGFYCDWFSPNKPYKPTMWTEAWTAWYTGFGTPVPHRPVEDLAFGVAKFIQKGGSFVNYYMYHGGTNFGRTAGGPFIATSYDYDAPIDEYGLLRQPKWGHLRDLHKAIKLCEPALVSGDPVVTSLGRSQQSSVFRSISGDCAAFLANYDSGSYARVTFNGMHYDLPPWSISILPDCKTTVFNTARVGAQTSQMSMAAVGGFSWQSFNEEIDSLDDDSFTTVGLLEQINVTRDTTDYLWYTTYVDIGQDEQFLKNGQYPVLTVMSAGHSLHVFINGQLAGTVYGSIDNPKLTYTGNVKLWAGSNTISILSVSVGLPNVGEHFETWNAGVLGPVTLKGLNEGRRDLTWQKWTYQIGLKGESLSLDTLTGSSSVEWEAASQNHPLTWYKAFFNAPGGDEPLALDMSSMGKGQVWINGQSIGRYWPGYKAYGTCGSCDYRGTYDETKCQTNCGDSSQRW